A stretch of DNA from Ranitomeya variabilis isolate aRanVar5 chromosome 1, aRanVar5.hap1, whole genome shotgun sequence:
ccatgtaacctatttaaaactgcatagagcctgcttttttattttaggcctagtaagtctgtctgcggtccctccttgcaatcgtcctccgctgaccacaccaatgctgcctgtgtacccctgcgagataactctaagtgccttgagcctatttttatttattttaggcctactaagtctgtctgcggtccctccttccaatagtcctccactgaccacaccaatgctgcctgtgaacccctggaacctattttaaagttcatagagccaatttttttatcttatttaatattaataaagccatgatggactacgccgtaccatgctacgagctacccagtcgacacttcttttgtgagaaaagccatcccagccctccaccagcatgtaaaagaccgcattgtccatgcactctggcaatctgtgagtacaaaggtgcacctgacaacagacgcatggacctgtaggcatggccacggaaggttacgtgtccattacggcgcaatgggttaatgtggtggatgcatggtccacaggggacagcctactaagtctgtctgcagtccctaattcaaattgtcctcaattaaggttttcgggcttttaaaaaaaataggaaactgcatttgggcttctagtttggttggggcctactagcggtgtctgccgctgcttgctgttgtcctacacgactagcttcaatcttcaggctttcgggctatttttaaaagtaggaaactgcatttgggctactagtttggttggggcctactagcggtgtgtgccgctgcttgctgttctcctacatgactagcttcaatcttcaggctttcgggctatttttaaaaataggaaactgcatttgggctactagtttggttggggcctactagcagtgtctgccgctgcttgctgttctcctacacgagtagcttcaatcttcaggctttcgggctatttttaaaataggaaactgcatttgggctactagtttggttggggcctactaacggtgtctgccgctcctgggtgttctcctcctcctgggtgttctcctcctcctgggtgttctcctccaggtttccttgtctgagcttcaaccttcaggctctcattaagtagttgtttagataacactgcattaggcctactagatggttggggcctactaacggtgtctgccgctcctgggtgttctcctcctcctgggtgttctcctcctcctgggtgttctcctccaggtttccttgtctgagcttcaaccttcaggctcttattaagtagttgtttagataacactgcattaggcctactagtttggttggggcctactaacggtgtctgccgctcctgggtgttctcctcctcctgggtgttctcctcctcctgggtgttctcctcctcctgggtgttctcctccacgtttccttgtctgagcttcaaccttcaggctctcattaagtagttgtttagataacacagcattaggcctactagtttggttggggcctactaacggtgtctgccgctcctgggtgttctcctcttcctgggtgttctcctcctcctgggtgttctcctcctcctgagtgttctcctccaggtttccttgtctgagcttcaaccttcaggctctcaataagtagttgtttagataacacagcattaggcctactagtttggttggggcctatgttatgatcctagtggtagaggatctcaggagttccagctaagtccgcaaacacaaaaaccagctcatagggaagtggtaacttggctgaccgcatatctgatcctggcacaacaactagaagtagccggggaacgtacctacgttgattctagacgtctcgcaccagctggagaactaactaaccctttcagagaaaataatacctcacttgcctccagagaaaagaccccaaagttattatacaagcccccaacaaataataacggtgaggtaagaagaaaagacaaacgtaagaatgaactagatttagcaaagagaggcccactaattaatagcagaaaataggaagaggacttatgcggtcagcaaaaaaccctataaaaatatccacgctgaagatccaagaaccctcgcaccgactaacggtgtggggggagaatatcagccccctagagcttccagcaaaaacagaaatcacattttgaacaagctggaacaaaataagagcaaatgcaaaaggacaaaaataagaaagcagaacttagcttatcttgcaaaactcagggaccaggagtcaggaggaaaacagacatagactgattacatcgattccaggcactagactgagtttccaggaagtctaaataggaacacccaaggcctaacgaaccatgtgggtaccaacctggggaaggataatccaagtgccataccgctagtgaccacaagagggagccaacaaatatagttcacaacagtaccccccctttaaggaggggtcaccgaaccctcaccaagaccaccagggctatcaggatgagcagcgtgaaaggcacgaaccaaatcggccgcatgaacatcagaggcggccacccaggaattatcctcctgaccatagcccttccatttgaccagatactgaagcctccgtctagagagacgagaatctaagatcttctccaccacatactccaactcgccctcaaccaacaccggagcaggaggctcaacagcaggaaccataggcacaacgtaccgccgcagcaaagacctatggaacacattgtgaatggcaaacgacacaggaagatccaaacgaaaagacaccggattaaggacttccaaaattttataaggaccaataaagcgaggcttaaacttaggagaggaaaccttcagagggacaaaccgagaagacaaccaaaccaaatccccaacacgaagtcggggacccacaccgcggcggcggttggcaaaacgctgagccttctcctgtgacaactttaagttgtccaccacatgattccaaatccgctgcaacctatccaccacggaatccaccccaggacagtcagaaggttcaacatgacccgaggaaaaacgcggatgaaaaccagagttgcagaaaaatggcgaaaccaaagtagcggaactagcccgattattgagggcaaactcagccaatggcaagaaggtcacccaatcatcctgatccgcagaaacaaaacatctcaaataagcctccagcgtctgattagttcgctccgtttggccattagtctgaggatgaaaggcagatgaaaatgacaaatcaatgcccatcttagcacaaaaagatcgccagaatctggacacaaactgggatcctctgtcagacacgatattctcaggaatgccgtgcaaacgaaccacattctgaaagaacaaaggaaccagatcggaagaggaaggcaacttaggcaatgacataggactacaagtaacaaaatcctgaatgccctgcactcgtgcagcaagctgatccacactagtaatcagagtctgaacattcatgtctgcagcagggcttcaagccactcagagaaaaaggggaaggagaaaaaaaaacaactcagaactttttttttcttttaatcccgcttcagcaatgcattaaatattctcttgttggcctggaatactgttatgatcctagtggtagaggatctcaggagttccagctaagtccacaaacacaaaaaccagctcatagggaagtggtaacttggctgaccgcatatctgatcctggcacaacaactagaagtagccggggaacatacctacgttgattctagacgtctcgcaccagccggagaactaactaaccctttcagagaaaataagacctcacttgcctccagagaaaagaccccaaagttattatacaagcccccaacaaataataacggtgaggtaagaagaaaagacaaacgtaagaatgaactagatttagcaaagagaggcccactaattaatagcagaaaataggaagaggacttatgcggtcagcaaaaaaccctataaaaatatccacgctgaagatccaagaaccctcgcaccgactaacggtgtggggggagaatatcagccccctagagcttccagcaaaaacagaaatcacattttgaacaagctggaacaaaataagagcaaatgcaaaaggacaaaaataagaaagcagaacttagcttatcttgcaaaactcagggaccaggagtcaggaggaaaacagacatagactgattacatcgattccaggcactagactgagtttccaggaagtctaaataggaacacccaaggcctaacgaaccaggtgggtaccaacctggggaaggataatccaagtgccataccgctagtgaccacaagagggagccaacaaatatagttcacaacaggcctactaacggtgtctgccgctccttgctgttcgcctccaccgaacaaagcagtgccgcctgtttactactgttaccaattttgaactgcatttagcctacttacttatttgggcctactcactgtgtcagcctctcattacagttgtcctcgactgaacaaagcaatgcctcctggttagtcctgttaaaacttttgagctgcatttagccaactttattgtttgggcctatatctgtgtttcctcctcatcctgccattgcccagccagtgctacataagtctgctggtacattgacccagaccactacattccccttgcatgctacacagccagaatgtgtccctgctgaaagtcaggttccccttcccgcatactataccaccttacacggggacaaagaggaaggtgcagatgaaagtgctggttccttcatcaggtgggggaggaatactcgttggcgacgccactggcacagggcccctcatagtacgcaaaagtgtcgctgccagtgggaggcgcccccgccgtgcaaacacaccaccgtactttgaggggccctgtgccaatgccaaagagtgggcccccctgcttgctcaggatcacagcacttgcaaagtttaaatacttacctctccctgcgccactgccgtgacgtggtccagatttcctgggcccacaaaatacttgaaccagccctacccccaacaactttagccaaatgacccccaatttccaatgcctaactattattataagggaaattaagattgacaagcttcattaacaagaatggatgtttttgccattaaaatgggcactctaggtgttttcctggcccccactgactgccgactatgctgccccaatgacttgcattgggtttcgtgtttcggccgatcccgactttacgagataatcggccgatttcactcaacccgacttttgagatagtcgagctccgcgaaacccgactcgaccctaaaaaagtcaaagtcgctcaaccctacttgcgggCCCTTTCTTTGATTCTATCTAAAGTTATTTGGTGGGCTACTTTTCACTAGTAGATATTACTATACAAACTGTTGGGCCAAGCATTGTATACATGTTGCCATTTTTACATGTGGTATGCATAATACGTTtcagtattctccttgcactcctgTGTTGTGTGATAGGTATTATACATTTATTCGCTATGGCTGTGATCTAATCGTTTAATTCATTACTCATTTTGAGTAGTTACTAAGCAAATGACCGAAATGTTTTTACATTGTGATATATGAAGCACTAGTCACTTTATAGGGGCTACCAGTTTTGCTAGTTTGTGATTCAGTCCTACTTAAGCATTTATATATTGTACCTCTACGGAGTGTTAGTTTTGGGTAGCCTGGACAGTCCTGTATGTGAGGCACACTGCTTTGTTCTTTTTTATTCTTCCATTTTAAATCTTTACGAATAAAAGTACATTTTTAATCTCCCTTTTGTACCTTAAATGAGATGTGtattatatatttaataaaatatcaGTCTATAACATCTTTTAATATATTGTATGTGATTTTCAAAAAATTTAAACTTTATACTTTTGCATCCCATGTAGCTTaaacaggtttttttttatcttcaaTTAGTTCATCTGTaactgtttttattatttttccataaggaAAGTAAATGGGGTGAGAAAATTTGAAGATGGGGACAAGCGTTTATCAATTACTATACTGTATATTCAGGTTGTGAAATTATCCCAATAAGGCCACATAATAACAAATGTTTCATTTTGTATCTCAAACCACGTTCCATGTCAGTAATTAGTAATTCAGTCTCCATTTTTTATTAGACACATATGGTTATATGGTATATGGTTACACAATTGTTAAGAAATTATACAGTATGTTTACTTACATATAGCATGTTTACTTTACTTTGGAATGTGCTTATATGCTTTAAGAAATTTTGTTAAGAGGCCATATCTGCCACAAATAAATTATTTGGTTCTTCTACCCCAAAGTTTTTTTATAGCTGTCTTCATCTCTTTATTTCGCAAGGTATAAATGACTGGGTTCAGCATCGGTGCTATGACTGTGTAGAACACCGTAACCACCTCATCAGCCTGAAAAGTTTTGGAGGGTCTCATATAAATAAAAACACAAGGTCCAAAGAAAAAAGTTACCACTGTAAGATGAGAAGCACAGGTTGAAAAGGCCTTCCGTCGTCCTTCCACTGTTCGTATTTTAAAGATAGCCTTAGCAATGCCAATATAGGATATTAAGACAGTCAGAAAGCAGCCTAGTGATATGATCCCACTATTGGCCACTATCATAGCATCAATCATGGTTGTATCAGTGCATGCAAGCCTGATTAATGGTGGGACATCGCAAAAAAAACTGTTAATTTCATTTGGGCCACAGAATGGCAGACCCATTGTTAGTGTTGTCTGGATGTTAGAATGAACAAAACCAATAGCCCAAGTTGCAGCCACCATCCATAGACAAAGCTGTTTACTCATTATGGTGGAATATTGCAAGGGTTTGCATATAGCTACATAGCGATCATATGCCATAGCTGTGAAAAGAAAACATTCTACACAGGCGAAGAAGTGGAAGAAGTAGAGTTGAGTGATGCAGCCATTGAATGTAAtagtttttcttttaaaaaaaaaatcaatcaacaTCTTGGGTACAGTTACACTCGAGTAACAGAGATCAATGAAAGAGAGCTTACCAAGGAAGAAATACATTGGATTATGAAGACGATAATCTGCTCTGATGGTCAACATGATTAAAATGTTCCCACTGAGAAGTAATATATATGCCAACAgaaagatagagaagaaaa
This window harbors:
- the LOC143793634 gene encoding olfactory receptor 4E2-like → MWHNCTVEPLSINFGGLDSFYNISDHHVDAKKSSSLKSTVKTCNISEVTEFVFVLFAFNPRLQYFFFSIFLLAYILLLSGNILIMLTIRADYRLHNPMYFFLGKLSFIDLCYSSVTVPKMLIDFFFKRKTITFNGCITQLYFFHFFACVECFLFTAMAYDRYVAICKPLQYSTIMSKQLCLWMVAATWAIGFVHSNIQTTLTMGLPFCGPNEINSFFCDVPPLIRLACTDTTMIDAMIVANSGIISLGCFLTVLISYIGIAKAIFKIRTVEGRRKAFSTCASHLTVVTFFFGPCVFIYMRPSKTFQADEVVTVFYTVIAPMLNPVIYTLRNKEMKTAIKKLWGRRTK